GAACTCGCCCATGATATTAATGCTGAGCGGGCCGACATCTTTGACCGATCCAGTGCCGACCAGGTTGGCCATGGCATCACAGGCCGCCTTGTAACCGTCTTTCTTCGTCCCCTTGAAGCCTTCCGAATGGACCGGCAGAACGGGAATGCCTTTTTCCTGCGAAACCTTCTTGCAGATGGCGTCGATATCATCGCCAATCAATCCGACAATGCAGGTCGCGTAGACAAAGGCGGCTTTGGGTTTGTATGTATCGATGAGCGTATCCAGCGCGCTGGCCAGCTTCTTCTCGCCGCCGAAGATGATATCCTTCTCCTGAAGATCCGTGGAAAAACTCATCCGGTGCAACTGAGGCCCGGACGAGAGCGAGCCCCGGATATCCCAGGTGTATGAAGCGCATCCGATCGGGCCGTGGATCAGATGCAGTGCATCGGCGATGGGATAAAGCACCACCCGAGATCCGCAGAACACACACGCCCGCTGGCTGATGGAGCCGGCCAGGCTCTTTTTCTCGCAGGACATGTCGAAGTCCTGGCTGCCCTTGCGGTAAATTTGCTGTTCCCTGCCTTTTAATATGGAGATGGATGACATGGCTTTCTCCGTTCTACATCACCAGTTCGAATTCGATTTCCGAGGAATCCCGGTCCTGACGGTCCATCAGCGCGCTAAGGATCTTTTCCAGCAGCCGCATTGCGCCCTGGTATCCCACCGTAGGAAAGTAGCTGTGGCCGATGCGGTCCAGAATCGGGAACCCGTGCCGGATAAAGGGGATATCCTCATCCCGTGAAATGTATTTGACATAGGTATTGCCGATGAGCAGGTCCACCGGCTCGTTCTTCACCCACTGGTGGAACAGCATCATGTCGCCGCCGCTTTTCACGTTCACCGCATGGGGTAATTCTGTGGTCAGTTCCTGAATCCGTTTTTCGAATTTTTTGTCCCGGGTGCCGGTGAGTATGTGAATCGGCAGCATATCGATGTCGATCAGAAATTCGGTAAGCGCTTCCAGTTGATCGGGGTCGCCCACCAAAGCGACCTTCTTGTGGTAAAAATAGGCCTGCATATCAGTTATTATATCAAGCAGTTGTCCGCGTTCCAGATTCAACGAGTCCGGGACCGTAACCCCGGCCATTTGCCGCATGGCGTCCACGAACCGATCGGTGGCTTTCAGGCCGATGGGCAGGTCGAGAATTTTGCAGGGCACCTTGAATTTGGCGTCCAGGGCCAGGGCCGCCGGTTCCGATGCCAGCCTGCCCAGGGCGATGGTGCCCCGGCTGCTTCCGGTTTTTTTCAGCTGATCAATGGTGACACCCCCCTTGGGATACATGGTGAACTTGCCGGTCTGGGGACCGTTGAGCACATTCTCCGTATCGGGAAACAGGATCGAATTGACCCCCATTTCCGCTGCGATACGCTTGATCTCCTTCATATCCGAAGGTTCCACCCAACCGGGAATCAGGTTGAGGCACTTCTCTTTATGGCCGTTGCTGGTCGCGAAGTAATCGACCATGGCCTTGGTCATGTTGGCGAAACCCGTTACATGGGACCCCACATAGCTGGGGGTGTTGGCGTGGAGTACATATTTTCCCTCGGGAATCTTGCCGTCAGCCTCGGCCTTGCCGAAAATCTGGGGGATGTCGTCCCCGATGGTTTCCGACAGACAGGTGGTGTGCACGGCGATGACGTCCGGGTTGTATACGGTGAAAATATTGTTGATCGCCTGTAAAAGGTTGGCCTGGCCGCCGAAAACGGAGGCCCCTTCGGTGAACGAACTGGTGGCTGCTAAAACCGGCTCCTTGTAATGCCTTGTCAAAGTGGATCGATGATAGGCATAGCAGCCCTGGGAGCCGTGGCTGTGGGGAAGGCAGCCGTGAATCCCCAAAGAGGCGTACATGGCGCCGATGGGCTGGCAGGTCTTGGCCGGGTTGACGGTCAATGCCTTGCGTTCGGATATTTCCTTGGGTGTATGTCGCAGTAACATCGTTGCTTTCCTCTCAATTATTCATTGGCATACATGGCTGCCAGTTGCGGATTTTCCTCCCAGGGAGCCCGGATGTGCTTCCACACCTTGCTGTTGATCATCCGGTCGATTTCATAATAGAAATTGATTGCCCCCTTATAGGCGGCGTAGGGTCCGCCGGAGTCGTAGCTGTGCAGCTGTTTCATGGGCATACCGTGCTTCTGCACCATGTATTTCTCTTTGATGCCTGCACAGAAGATATCCGGCTTGTAGATCTCGATCATCTTCTCGGTTTCGTACTGGCTGATATCGTCGATGGCGTAGGTAACGTTTTCCTCCATGTCGGCCATCATGCCGTCATAGGCCTTGAGTTCGATGCCGTTTCTTACGCCGGCGGCAAGTTCCTCTTCCGGAATCCGTGGATTGTAGCGTTCAGGATCTTTTTTGACTTCCAACTCTTCGATATTTCGGCTGTCGGCATCGATCTTGATCGTCGGCAGCACATGGCGCCCCTCGTAATCGTCGCGATGGGCGAATTCATAGCCGGCGGCGATGGTCTGCATACCCATTTCATTGAACAGTTCCTGGTAGTGATGGGCACGGGAGCCGCCGACGAACATCATGGCCAGCTTGCCTTCCAACCGGGGCCGGACATCGGCCTGGGCTTTTTCCACCTCCACCATCTCCTCGGCGATGACTTCTTCCACCCGGTCGATGAGTTTCTGGTCTCCGTAATACTGGGCAATTTTGCGCAAAGAAGCGGACGTTGCATTGGCGCCCAAAAAATTGATTTTCATCCAGGGAATGCCGTATTTCTCTTC
This window of the uncultured Desulfosarcina sp. genome carries:
- the nifK gene encoding nitrogenase molybdenum-iron protein subunit beta, giving the protein MLLRHTPKEISERKALTVNPAKTCQPIGAMYASLGIHGCLPHSHGSQGCYAYHRSTLTRHYKEPVLAATSSFTEGASVFGGQANLLQAINNIFTVYNPDVIAVHTTCLSETIGDDIPQIFGKAEADGKIPEGKYVLHANTPSYVGSHVTGFANMTKAMVDYFATSNGHKEKCLNLIPGWVEPSDMKEIKRIAAEMGVNSILFPDTENVLNGPQTGKFTMYPKGGVTIDQLKKTGSSRGTIALGRLASEPAALALDAKFKVPCKILDLPIGLKATDRFVDAMRQMAGVTVPDSLNLERGQLLDIITDMQAYFYHKKVALVGDPDQLEALTEFLIDIDMLPIHILTGTRDKKFEKRIQELTTELPHAVNVKSGGDMMLFHQWVKNEPVDLLIGNTYVKYISRDEDIPFIRHGFPILDRIGHSYFPTVGYQGAMRLLEKILSALMDRQDRDSSEIEFELVM